One window of the Clostridium sp. MB40-C1 genome contains the following:
- a CDS encoding DUF1287 domain-containing protein, with protein MKIKHKKRFIIISILIVIFALSYGILSYLSLLPQKIYKAENFGIETIHSKNDCNKNGIDDYTDILLGARTDAEKKPKYKSQYYVGGYPPDNEGVCSDVVWRAFKNAGYSLKDMVDEDIKNNLSKYPRITGKPDNNIDFRRVPNLKVFFDRNAKSCTLNPYKIEEWQPGDIVIFGKNYTHIGIISDKRNVRGIPFLIHNSAQPVREENVLIRWDKVRGITGHYRFEYTH; from the coding sequence ATGAAAATAAAACATAAAAAAAGATTTATAATAATATCAATTTTAATAGTAATATTTGCATTAAGTTATGGGATACTTTCATATCTAAGTCTGCTTCCTCAAAAGATATATAAAGCTGAAAACTTTGGTATTGAAACAATACATAGCAAGAATGATTGTAATAAAAATGGTATTGACGATTATACAGATATATTATTAGGTGCCAGAACGGATGCAGAAAAAAAGCCAAAGTACAAAAGTCAGTATTATGTAGGGGGATATCCTCCAGATAATGAAGGGGTTTGTAGTGATGTAGTATGGAGGGCATTTAAAAATGCAGGATATTCATTAAAGGACATGGTGGATGAAGATATAAAAAATAATTTATCTAAGTATCCAAGAATTACTGGCAAACCAGATAACAATATTGATTTTAGAAGAGTACCCAATTTGAAAGTATTTTTTGATCGTAATGCCAAATCATGTACTTTAAACCCATATAAAATTGAAGAATGGCAGCCTGGAGATATTGTTATATTTGGCAAGAACTACACCCATATAGGAATTATATCTGACAAGCGAAATGTTCGTGGTATTCCTTTCTTGATTCATAACTCAGCCCAACCTGTACGAGAAGAAAATGTTTTAATTAGGTGGGATAAAGTAAGAGGAATTACAGGTCACTATAGGTTTGAATATACACATTAA
- a CDS encoding undecaprenyl-diphosphatase, which translates to MNMELFRLINNLANKNEALDWIMMFFSKYMPYIFVMVVGGVFIFGVIKGNSDYRKGVFSTFVITIINLALSFIIGHIYFEERPFAHNKVNLLLPHAEDASFPSDHSTGTMSIALGLEKYNKLLSRIFIILSIIVGFSRVYVGNHYPMDVIGAYIIVFVANYIYNLKLRDKVENLYEMVEKKIAIKFGLKKLYNEA; encoded by the coding sequence ATGAATATGGAACTTTTTAGGTTAATAAATAACCTAGCAAATAAGAATGAAGCTTTAGATTGGATCATGATGTTCTTTTCAAAATACATGCCTTATATATTTGTTATGGTCGTAGGGGGAGTATTTATATTCGGAGTTATAAAAGGAAACTCTGACTATAGAAAAGGTGTTTTTAGTACTTTCGTTATTACTATAATAAACTTGGCTTTAAGCTTTATAATTGGTCATATATATTTTGAGGAAAGACCTTTTGCTCATAATAAGGTGAATTTGTTGTTGCCTCATGCTGAAGATGCATCTTTTCCAAGTGATCATTCCACAGGAACAATGAGTATAGCATTAGGACTTGAAAAATATAACAAATTGCTTAGTAGAATATTTATTATATTATCAATAATTGTGGGATTTTCAAGAGTATATGTTGGAAATCACTACCCTATGGATGTTATAGGAGCATATATAATTGTTTTTGTAGCAAATTACATTTACAACCTAAAATTAAGAGATAAAGTTGAAAATTTATATGAAATGGTTGAAAAGAAAATAGCAATAAAATTCGGTTTGAAAAAATTATACAATGAAGCTTAA
- a CDS encoding helix-turn-helix transcriptional regulator — protein METLVLKNRLKVARAEKNLTQGDLAEMVGVSRQTISSIETGQFCPTAKLALVLCIALDKKFEELFYFE, from the coding sequence ATGGAGACTTTAGTATTGAAAAATAGATTAAAGGTTGCAAGAGCAGAAAAAAATTTAACACAAGGTGATTTAGCCGAAATGGTTGGTGTTTCTAGACAAACAATAAGTTCGATAGAAACTGGGCAGTTTTGTCCTACTGCAAAGCTTGCTCTTGTTCTTTGTATTGCTTTGGATAAGAAGTTTGAAGAGTTGTTTTACTTTGAGTAA
- a CDS encoding MBL fold metallo-hydrolase, producing MKIKKVKGSTFCIDTGRTYIPFYKINDEEIIMLDSGLAEGERKGIDKILEENNFNVAAIICSHAHIDHIGNIKYLKNKYNCTIVMPTYEAFVCSSIINLKVYRSSSNTLPYVKEHFGHLVCKTDIMISDNQDSIYVCGIKFEILHTPGHSPAHICIVTPDNVAYVADALISYEVMKDAKMPYVFMLKEDLKSKEKLRSLERSKYIVAHKGIYDDITNLITDNIAFYKNIAKNLYNLINDSMTMEQIVKVAIKNCNINVKSIYKYSIMETIVKSYIEYLIEIEMIESMVEDGSLKYIKKCPYNNIKISC from the coding sequence ATGAAAATAAAAAAAGTTAAGGGAAGTACATTTTGTATTGATACTGGAAGAACTTATATACCATTTTATAAAATTAATGATGAAGAAATAATTATGTTAGATTCAGGATTGGCAGAAGGAGAAAGAAAAGGAATAGACAAAATTTTAGAAGAAAACAATTTTAATGTAGCTGCTATAATATGCAGTCATGCTCATATAGACCATATAGGAAATATTAAATATTTAAAGAATAAATATAATTGTACTATTGTTATGCCAACCTATGAGGCATTTGTGTGTAGTTCTATAATTAATCTTAAAGTTTATAGAAGTAGTAGCAATACATTACCTTATGTAAAAGAACATTTTGGACATCTAGTTTGTAAAACAGACATTATGATTTCTGATAACCAAGATAGTATATATGTGTGTGGTATTAAGTTTGAAATTCTTCATACACCAGGACATAGTCCAGCGCATATATGTATAGTTACCCCTGATAATGTTGCATATGTAGCAGATGCTTTAATAAGTTATGAAGTTATGAAAGATGCTAAAATGCCATATGTTTTTATGCTTAAAGAAGATTTAAAAAGTAAAGAAAAGCTTCGTTCTTTAGAACGTAGTAAATATATAGTAGCACATAAAGGAATATATGATGATATTACAAATCTTATTACAGACAATATAGCTTTCTACAAAAACATAGCGAAAAATTTATATAATCTTATAAATGATTCTATGACGATGGAGCAAATAGTAAAAGTTGCTATTAAAAACTGTAATATTAATGTAAAGAGCATATATAAATATTCTATAATGGAAACAATAGTAAAATCTTATATAGAATATCTGATTGAAATAGAAATGATTGAATCAATGGTTGAAGATGGTTCTTTAAAATATATAAAGAAATGTCCTTATAACAATATAAAAATCTCATGTTAA
- a CDS encoding amidohydrolase translates to MDIKDLTEKYEDYIVKMRREFHQNPEPSWGEVWTTKRIKEELESMGIEAKTFDRTGLIGTLKGRKSGKMVGLRADIDALSIEENTDLSFKSNNKFMHACGHDCHIAMLLGAAKILCEIKDELDGDVRFIFEPSEEIAEGAKYMIKNGALDGVSGILGMHIWGNMEAPKINIEKGPRMSSGDIFKIKVKGVTAHGSQPHSGVDAIVTASAIVMNLQSIVSRETNPLEPVVISIGTIKGGDRFNIIPDEVVMEGSPRVFNLELRNQLEEKMRRVIENTAEVYRAKAELEYIYATIPTINDANISKIGHDSVEKLYGEDGLISMEKMTTCDDFCFYGQYVPAAYAFIGGGNKDKGLWYSNHSDKFDIDEAALPRGAALYAQFAVDFLKR, encoded by the coding sequence ATGGATATAAAGGATTTAACAGAAAAATATGAGGATTACATTGTAAAAATGAGAAGAGAATTCCATCAAAATCCTGAGCCAAGTTGGGGCGAAGTTTGGACAACCAAAAGAATAAAAGAAGAATTAGAATCAATGGGAATAGAAGCAAAAACTTTTGATAGAACAGGTCTTATAGGGACGTTAAAGGGCAGAAAATCAGGGAAAATGGTAGGGTTAAGAGCAGATATAGATGCTCTTTCAATTGAAGAAAATACTGATCTCTCATTTAAATCAAATAATAAATTTATGCATGCATGTGGACATGACTGCCATATTGCTATGTTACTTGGTGCTGCAAAGATATTATGTGAAATAAAGGATGAATTAGATGGAGATGTGCGATTTATTTTTGAACCATCTGAGGAAATTGCAGAAGGTGCAAAATATATGATAAAAAATGGTGCGCTTGATGGTGTAAGTGGCATATTAGGAATGCATATATGGGGAAACATGGAAGCACCTAAAATTAATATTGAAAAAGGTCCTAGAATGTCATCAGGAGATATATTCAAAATCAAAGTAAAAGGAGTTACTGCCCATGGTTCACAACCACACAGCGGAGTAGATGCAATTGTTACAGCATCAGCTATAGTTATGAACTTACAATCAATTGTAAGCAGAGAAACAAATCCACTTGAACCTGTAGTTATAAGTATAGGGACAATAAAAGGTGGAGATAGATTTAACATAATTCCTGATGAAGTTGTTATGGAGGGTTCACCAAGAGTATTTAATCTTGAACTTAGAAATCAACTTGAAGAAAAAATGAGAAGAGTAATTGAAAATACTGCAGAAGTTTATAGGGCAAAGGCTGAATTAGAATATATTTATGCAACAATCCCAACAATAAATGATGCTAATATATCTAAAATTGGTCATGACTCAGTAGAAAAATTATATGGAGAAGATGGGCTTATATCAATGGAAAAAATGACAACTTGCGATGATTTCTGTTTCTATGGTCAATATGTTCCTGCTGCTTATGCATTTATAGGAGGCGGCAACAAGGACAAAGGATTATGGTATTCAAATCATAGCGATAAATTTGACATAGATGAAGCTGCTTTACCAAGAGGAGCCGCATTATATGCACAATTTGCAGTGGATTTTTTAAAAAGATAA
- a CDS encoding helix-turn-helix transcriptional regulator: MKDKKTSELLNILNSIDNTSNLNIYVKKVKTTFSNLDFCSYVTSILEEKNIKKSKLIELSNLDRTYAYQILNGTKKPSRNKILQLCIAAKLNIEETQKALTLGNVGQLYPKDPRDSAIMFSINKRLNLIDTNDLLGQLNLDYLDE; the protein is encoded by the coding sequence GTGAAAGACAAAAAAACTTCTGAACTTTTAAACATACTAAATTCCATAGACAATACATCTAATTTAAATATATATGTAAAAAAAGTAAAAACTACATTTAGTAATCTTGATTTTTGTTCATACGTTACATCCATACTAGAAGAAAAGAATATAAAAAAGAGTAAACTTATTGAACTTTCTAATCTTGATAGAACTTATGCCTATCAAATATTAAATGGAACGAAAAAACCTAGTCGAAATAAAATTTTACAGCTATGTATCGCTGCAAAATTGAATATTGAAGAAACTCAAAAAGCTCTAACCCTAGGAAATGTTGGACAACTTTATCCGAAAGACCCTAGAGATTCTGCTATAATGTTTTCAATTAACAAAAGATTAAATTTAATCGATACTAATGATTTATTAGGTCAATTAAATCTTGATTACTTAGATGAATAG
- a CDS encoding AraC family transcriptional regulator: MKIKKCISDTYYKYIEEELRCKISDELLGKKYVIDEQLGTGNFTRMKIEEGLEVSRLKADKTEINFDNRGFNEDTLEVGYCYSGNINILTLPDNTKFSIKAGDIFMYKVLNDVEYFKFEYNNCKTISIHMNFSIIKSVINPIWEDKIITDWQDHINTIFKENILIIEKASYKIKRIAEQIESISIDNMLDYMKLKIKTIEFLATFFQEKSHTKIPTNSKEQETEIIIRAKDIINEKFQSSLSVRELASNLNISIYKLQQIFKNNTGNTVYEYIKKVRIEKAKYLLKNTDMSILQIVNEIGYENPSKFSSLFKSYNNMTPLQYRKVNMNVYK, encoded by the coding sequence TTGAAGATTAAAAAATGTATTTCAGATACGTATTATAAATATATTGAGGAAGAATTAAGATGTAAAATATCAGATGAGTTGCTAGGGAAAAAATATGTTATTGATGAACAATTAGGAACGGGAAATTTTACTAGAATGAAAATAGAAGAAGGCTTAGAAGTCTCTAGACTTAAAGCTGACAAAACTGAGATTAATTTTGATAATAGAGGATTTAATGAGGATACTTTAGAAGTAGGTTATTGCTATAGTGGAAATATAAATATTTTAACTTTACCTGATAATACAAAATTTTCAATTAAAGCAGGAGATATTTTTATGTACAAAGTATTAAATGATGTAGAATACTTTAAGTTTGAATATAATAACTGCAAAACTATATCTATTCATATGAATTTTAGTATTATTAAAAGTGTTATAAATCCTATATGGGAAGATAAAATAATAACAGATTGGCAAGATCATATAAATACTATATTTAAAGAAAATATACTAATAATTGAAAAGGCCAGTTACAAAATAAAAAGAATAGCAGAACAAATAGAAAGTATTTCAATAGATAATATGTTAGATTATATGAAATTAAAAATTAAGACAATAGAGTTCCTAGCAACCTTTTTTCAAGAAAAATCCCATACAAAAATTCCAACAAATTCAAAAGAACAGGAAACAGAGATTATAATAAGGGCTAAGGATATAATAAATGAGAAATTCCAAAGCTCTCTATCCGTTAGGGAATTAGCTAGTAATTTAAATATAAGTATATATAAATTACAGCAAATTTTTAAAAATAATACGGGAAATACTGTTTATGAGTATATTAAGAAGGTAAGAATTGAAAAAGCTAAATACTTATTAAAAAATACAGATATGTCAATTTTGCAGATTGTAAATGAGATAGGATATGAAAATCCAAGTAAATTTTCAAGTTTATTTAAAAGCTATAACAATATGACTCCATTACAATATAGAAAAGTAAATATGAATGTATATAAATGA
- a CDS encoding DegV family protein, translating to MEKIALISDSTCDLNEKIINAYDIKILNLKIIYKDREYIDRVDITPQQVYDNLKTEVPHTSLPSLEDMHNLFSKLENEGYTHAIAIPIGSGLSGTYNTLTLAASEHPNLNITVFDSKSLTLGCGALVKNCGEMIKNGRSYDEIVSALPLLRDNISVYYIVDTLEYLIKGGRIGKVSGMFGQLLDIKPIISINKDGVYYTYTKVRGKKQAKNRLMEIVQETLNTTKAKIWVMHGGAYEECKKFYEDLKDNPNITYADFGDISPVAGVHTGPGLLGVVIEKESLI from the coding sequence TTGGAGAAAATAGCTTTAATTTCAGATAGCACATGTGATTTAAATGAAAAAATTATAAACGCTTATGATATAAAAATACTTAACTTGAAAATAATTTATAAAGACAGAGAATATATTGATAGAGTTGATATAACACCTCAGCAAGTATACGATAATTTAAAAACAGAAGTACCTCATACATCCTTACCTTCTCTAGAGGATATGCACAATCTTTTTTCGAAACTTGAAAATGAAGGATATACCCATGCTATTGCAATTCCTATAGGTTCTGGGTTATCTGGCACTTATAACACACTAACTCTTGCAGCAAGTGAACATCCTAATTTAAATATAACAGTTTTTGACTCAAAATCTTTAACTCTTGGATGTGGTGCTCTTGTAAAAAATTGTGGTGAAATGATAAAGAACGGTAGAAGCTATGATGAAATTGTTTCAGCTCTCCCATTACTTAGAGATAATATTAGTGTTTATTATATAGTTGATACCTTAGAATATTTAATAAAAGGTGGAAGGATTGGGAAAGTTTCTGGTATGTTTGGGCAGTTACTAGACATTAAACCAATAATATCTATAAATAAAGATGGCGTTTATTATACCTATACTAAGGTAAGAGGAAAAAAACAAGCCAAAAATAGACTAATGGAAATAGTTCAAGAAACTTTAAATACTACTAAAGCAAAAATTTGGGTAATGCATGGTGGTGCTTATGAAGAATGTAAAAAATTCTATGAAGATTTAAAAGACAATCCAAATATAACATATGCAGATTTTGGAGATATAAGTCCTGTTGCTGGTGTTCATACAGGTCCTGGACTTCTAGGTGTAGTTATTGAAAAAGAGTCTCTTATTTAA
- a CDS encoding serine/threonine-protein kinase — protein sequence MKNLVAEHKLSLYKTLTKLSENEKSEVFLVQHIQTNSIYVKKILANYNIDVYKAIQTIKSMYTPHIYEILEFDNELILIEEFVNGLTLEEILNTSKCLTEVETINYMIHLCDILGELHNIDPPIIHRDIKPSNIIINNDGILKLIDYDVSRTYKTEESCDTVIMGTQEYASPEQFGFSQTDCRSDIYSMGVLMNVLTTGNYPKYHKNDGTLKDIIKKCTKILPEHRYQSIKLLEMDLQLKLEQIKKKSRDNINLICDLEEKKVTFKDQFTDITLKNFYKIIPGFRSGKKWKGIIACFWYLVLIISMIVPNGNSFLDDLIIFSLCLILTILYTNFLNIRNYIPLLKKEQIHFRILGYIVCTFLLIIIAGAFMEIAKQ from the coding sequence ATGAAGAATTTGGTTGCAGAACATAAGTTATCACTATATAAAACATTAACTAAGCTTAGTGAAAATGAAAAAAGTGAGGTTTTTTTAGTACAGCATATTCAAACTAATAGTATTTATGTAAAAAAGATTCTTGCGAATTATAATATAGATGTTTATAAAGCTATACAAACAATTAAAAGTATGTATACTCCACATATTTATGAAATTTTAGAATTTGATAATGAATTGATATTAATAGAAGAATTTGTTAATGGTTTAACTTTAGAAGAAATTTTAAATACATCGAAATGTTTAACAGAAGTTGAAACGATAAATTATATGATTCATCTTTGTGACATATTAGGAGAACTTCATAATATAGATCCACCTATAATTCATAGAGACATAAAACCATCTAACATAATAATAAATAATGATGGCATTTTAAAATTAATAGATTACGATGTATCTAGAACTTATAAGACAGAAGAAAGTTGTGACACAGTTATAATGGGCACACAAGAATATGCATCTCCCGAACAATTTGGTTTCTCACAGACAGATTGTAGAAGTGATATATATTCAATGGGAGTATTAATGAATGTTTTAACCACAGGAAATTATCCAAAGTACCATAAAAATGATGGTACATTAAAGGATATAATAAAAAAATGTACGAAGATTTTACCCGAGCATAGATATCAATCTATAAAATTATTAGAAATGGATTTGCAACTTAAATTAGAACAGATTAAAAAGAAGTCTCGGGATAATATAAATTTAATATGTGATTTAGAGGAGAAAAAAGTAACATTTAAAGATCAATTTACAGATATAACATTAAAAAATTTTTATAAAATAATACCTGGATTTAGAAGCGGAAAGAAATGGAAAGGTATTATAGCATGTTTTTGGTATCTTGTTTTAATAATAAGTATGATAGTGCCTAATGGAAATTCATTCTTAGATGATTTAATAATATTTTCACTATGTTTAATATTAACAATTTTGTATACAAATTTCTTAAATATAAGAAATTATATCCCTCTATTAAAAAAGGAACAAATTCATTTTAGAATTTTAGGATATATAGTCTGCACATTTCTTTTAATTATAATAGCTGGTGCGTTTATGGAGATTGCAAAACAATAA
- a CDS encoding ATP-binding domain-containing protein codes for MSNFKENQKEELMYLEKTLSIIESELEKEKEVLNKRLSKVIVSRKEMWEESAHSSEDFDGIPEMNQYLNEVNMETRDYISTEKRIDRYNKLLKSPYFGRVDFIEDGFNKAEKIYIGLYNLMDIKTDDIYVYDWRAPISSIFYRNELGKGFYRSPSGVIYGDVLLKRQYKIKDSKIKYFFDSNIKINDEILQEVLGRNSSTKMKSIVETIQKEQDVIIRDIENDLLIVQGVAGSGKTSIALHRIAFLLYEGLNSKLDINNIIIISPNSIFSKYISNVLPELGEENVEQLIFDDFVEGEKRQEQMESLITLQGSKQFNIKLESIKFKGSDDFVEILDRLLKYYERKLIPFKDVYYNGEIIETSQELKSIFLDNKINMPIVKRLKRIEKMILNKIYPLRKKRLEMIEKVVERTTETHMLEIKSFSRLISIKEANKLMEYIHSFTEVNYMNLYKLLFSNKNLFFRLAKGIKLPENIDEIISETNQKLNLGYISYEDAASLLYIKLKLGSSEEYPEIKQVVIDEAQDYYPMHYYIFKLLFKNARYTIMGDFNQTLEKHGDKNLYDYIEDILYKTKSVKLTLNKSYRSSFEISAFNQKLLSNKQEFVSFERHEATPKVKFMDNLSKMNQSICEDVIKFYKMGYKSIGIICKSEKEAEYIHDRLSDTIDIKILNRESYENKNSVLVVPSYLAKGLEFDVVLVYNVSKENYKSDFDKRLLYVACTRALHQLVLYHIGEKSEFIN; via the coding sequence ATGAGTAATTTTAAAGAAAATCAGAAAGAGGAATTAATGTATCTTGAAAAAACTTTATCAATTATTGAATCCGAACTTGAAAAAGAAAAAGAGGTTTTAAATAAAAGATTGAGTAAGGTTATAGTTTCAAGAAAAGAGATGTGGGAGGAAAGTGCACACTCTTCAGAAGATTTTGATGGAATACCAGAAATGAATCAATATCTAAATGAAGTCAATATGGAAACAAGAGATTATATAAGTACAGAAAAAAGAATTGATAGATATAATAAATTGCTTAAATCCCCTTACTTTGGAAGAGTTGATTTCATTGAAGATGGTTTTAATAAGGCAGAGAAGATTTATATTGGTTTATATAATTTAATGGACATAAAAACCGATGACATTTATGTATATGACTGGCGAGCTCCTATATCAAGTATATTTTATAGAAATGAGTTAGGAAAAGGATTTTATAGATCTCCATCAGGTGTGATTTATGGTGATGTTTTATTAAAAAGGCAGTATAAAATTAAAGACTCAAAGATTAAATATTTTTTTGATAGTAATATAAAAATAAATGATGAGATACTTCAGGAAGTACTGGGTAGAAACTCTTCTACTAAAATGAAAAGTATAGTTGAAACTATACAAAAAGAACAGGATGTTATCATAAGGGATATTGAGAATGATCTTTTAATTGTGCAGGGTGTTGCAGGAAGTGGAAAAACCTCTATTGCACTTCATAGAATAGCATTTTTACTTTATGAAGGTTTAAATTCAAAATTAGATATAAATAATATTATAATAATTTCTCCAAACTCTATATTTAGTAAGTATATTTCCAATGTACTTCCAGAACTTGGTGAAGAAAATGTAGAACAACTAATTTTTGATGATTTTGTTGAAGGTGAGAAAAGGCAAGAACAGATGGAAAGCCTTATAACTCTTCAGGGAAGTAAGCAATTTAATATAAAACTAGAAAGTATAAAATTTAAGGGATCAGATGATTTTGTAGAAATACTTGATAGACTACTTAAGTATTATGAAAGAAAATTAATTCCGTTTAAGGATGTGTACTATAATGGTGAAATAATTGAAACAAGTCAGGAGCTAAAGAGCATATTTCTTGATAATAAAATTAATATGCCTATAGTTAAAAGACTAAAGAGAATAGAAAAAATGATATTAAATAAGATTTATCCATTAAGAAAGAAAAGGCTTGAAATGATTGAGAAAGTTGTGGAGAGAACTACAGAAACTCATATGCTTGAGATAAAATCTTTCAGTAGGCTCATATCAATTAAGGAAGCTAATAAGCTTATGGAATATATTCATAGCTTCACTGAGGTAAATTATATGAATTTATACAAATTGCTTTTTAGTAATAAAAATCTATTTTTTAGATTAGCTAAAGGTATAAAATTACCAGAAAATATAGATGAAATTATATCTGAAACAAACCAAAAACTTAATTTAGGTTATATATCCTATGAGGATGCTGCTTCACTTTTATATATTAAGCTTAAACTAGGTAGCAGCGAAGAATATCCTGAAATTAAACAAGTAGTAATAGACGAAGCACAGGATTATTATCCAATGCATTATTATATTTTTAAGCTTTTATTTAAAAATGCAAGATATACTATAATGGGGGATTTTAATCAAACTCTTGAAAAGCATGGAGATAAAAATTTATATGATTATATAGAAGATATACTTTATAAAACAAAGTCTGTAAAGCTTACATTAAATAAAAGTTATAGGTCTTCTTTTGAAATTAGCGCTTTTAATCAAAAATTACTTAGCAATAAACAGGAGTTTGTATCTTTTGAAAGGCATGAGGCAACTCCTAAAGTTAAATTTATGGACAATTTAAGTAAAATGAACCAATCTATTTGTGAAGATGTAATCAAATTTTACAAAATGGGCTATAAGTCAATAGGCATAATATGTAAGAGTGAAAAAGAAGCAGAGTATATACATGATAGACTAAGTGATACTATTGATATAAAAATTTTGAACAGGGAAAGTTATGAAAATAAAAATTCGGTGCTAGTCGTACCTTCTTATTTAGCAAAAGGGTTAGAGTTTGATGTAGTGCTTGTATATAATGTCTCAAAAGAAAATTATAAAAGTGATTTTGATAAAAGGTTACTTTATGTAGCTTGTACTAGAGCATTACATCAATTAGTTTTATATCATATAGGTGAGAAAAGTGAGTTTATTAACTAA
- a CDS encoding DUF6442 family protein, with protein MKKEEILEKSKRENLWQDERNKQIEIKSHNYAALIGNVILLVVIFWKQVHKMPYDDLMGILGIQFAVSILYKYKNKSENKLYLIAGIMMLFAGIVYLVDFFINGVR; from the coding sequence ATGAAAAAAGAAGAAATTTTAGAAAAAAGCAAACGTGAAAATTTGTGGCAAGATGAAAGAAATAAACAAATCGAAATAAAATCACATAACTATGCAGCACTAATAGGAAATGTTATATTATTGGTAGTTATCTTTTGGAAACAAGTTCACAAAATGCCATATGATGATTTGATGGGTATCCTTGGAATTCAATTTGCGGTTTCTATTCTTTATAAGTATAAGAATAAATCAGAAAATAAGTTGTATTTAATTGCAGGCATTATGATGCTATTTGCAGGTATTGTATATTTAGTAGATTTTTTTATTAATGGAGTTAGATAA
- a CDS encoding DUF6033 family protein: MTLEINNNLDSTNEYFKSLCEKFPNIKFNMTTDKVGSGTQLTVNLSPKLVEKMSKNPKLAEDIEKALSTEPATFEWLKNMCKTNGQELSTRYVVYDENGESVSSSELRTISNDNFSKIHKYDENRNKNIKK, translated from the coding sequence ATGACACTAGAAATTAATAATAATCTTGATTCAACAAACGAATATTTCAAGAGCCTTTGTGAAAAATTTCCAAATATTAAATTTAATATGACTACAGATAAAGTAGGGTCTGGAACTCAATTAACTGTTAACCTTTCTCCAAAGTTAGTAGAGAAGATGTCAAAAAATCCAAAGTTAGCTGAAGATATTGAAAAAGCGCTTAGCACAGAACCAGCTACATTTGAGTGGCTTAAGAATATGTGTAAAACTAATGGACAAGAATTGAGTACTCGTTATGTTGTATATGACGAAAATGGTGAATCTGTTTCTAGCAGTGAATTAAGAACTATTAGTAATGACAATTTTAGTAAGATACACAAATATGATGAAAATAGGAATAAGAATATAAAAAAATAA